A window of Thermococcus aggregans contains these coding sequences:
- a CDS encoding AbrB/MazE/SpoVT family DNA-binding domain-containing protein — MPITKVTRNYQITIPAEIRKALGIKEGEYLTVELRGEEIVIRRAKKSWKTFKLGRKLTAEELEKISEEAIEEEMSWKQ, encoded by the coding sequence ATGCCAATAACCAAGGTCACCCGCAACTACCAGATAACGATTCCCGCCGAGATTAGAAAGGCCCTCGGGATAAAAGAGGGGGAATACCTTACCGTTGAGCTTAGAGGAGAGGAGATAGTCATTAGAAGGGCAAAGAAGTCTTGGAAGACTTTTAAGCTTGGACGGAAGCTCACGGCAGAAGAGCTTGAAAAAATCTCGGAAGAGGCCATAGAGGAGGAAATGTCATGGAAGCAGTGA
- a CDS encoding DUF99 family protein, with protein sequence MIRKVKPQIRVIGFDDGTFSFKSKLKREKTILVGVIMKGSQDIVGIVTRWIEVDGRDSTEKMIDAINNSRFKDLRVIMLKGITYAGFNVVDIEKLSKETGLPVIVVIRKKPDLEAMENALKKHFADAHERIALLKKAGEIRELIPGKIFYQAYGIPPEQAEEIIKLTQKSSLIPEPLRLAHMIASAVMTGESKRE encoded by the coding sequence ATGATAAGGAAAGTAAAGCCGCAAATAAGGGTTATTGGCTTTGATGATGGCACCTTTTCTTTTAAATCTAAACTTAAGCGGGAGAAGACCATTTTGGTTGGAGTTATCATGAAAGGCTCGCAAGATATCGTTGGGATTGTCACGAGATGGATTGAAGTTGATGGGAGAGATTCAACAGAGAAAATGATCGATGCTATAAACAACTCCCGATTTAAGGATTTGCGGGTTATAATGCTCAAGGGAATAACGTATGCGGGGTTCAACGTTGTCGATATCGAAAAGCTTAGCAAGGAAACTGGACTGCCAGTGATAGTGGTGATAAGGAAAAAGCCTGATTTAGAGGCAATGGAAAACGCATTGAAAAAACATTTTGCTGATGCACATGAAAGAATAGCCCTCCTCAAAAAAGCGGGGGAGATAAGGGAGTTAATCCCGGGGAAGATTTTTTACCAGGCTTATGGAATTCCACCAGAACAGGCTGAGGAAATAATAAAACTAACCCAGAAGAGCTCTCTTATACCCGAACCTTTAAGGCTGGCCCATATGATAGCCTCTGCCGTGATGACAGGGGAGTCTAAGAGGGAATAA
- the queC gene encoding 7-cyano-7-deazaguanine synthase QueC, with product MKRAVVLFSGGLDSTACLYWAKENYDEVIMLTINYGSNEEKVMNKVAEFFSKELSVPLKIIRLDFLEEFSKLRGTTLVGGETPKVTAKELENTEKAQETAKSVWVPARNLVLISVAASLLDALGGGDIIVGFNAEEGATFPDNTSEFVEKVNEMLKYGTLSDVKVVAPLINLDKKGIAKLLKELNAKYEYSNSCYMPRGFTEDGKPVHCGECESCVRRHRGLLEAIGEDKTVYQIEPLT from the coding sequence ATGAAGCGCGCCGTGGTATTGTTTAGCGGTGGTCTTGACAGTACTGCATGCCTATATTGGGCAAAGGAGAACTACGATGAAGTTATCATGCTAACAATAAACTACGGGAGCAACGAGGAAAAAGTCATGAACAAAGTTGCGGAGTTCTTTTCAAAGGAGCTTAGCGTTCCGCTTAAAATAATCCGCCTAGACTTTTTAGAAGAGTTCTCAAAGCTTAGGGGGACAACTTTAGTTGGTGGAGAAACTCCAAAGGTCACAGCAAAGGAATTAGAAAACACGGAGAAAGCCCAGGAAACCGCAAAGAGTGTTTGGGTGCCGGCGAGAAACCTTGTGCTGATTAGTGTTGCCGCTTCACTTTTAGATGCCCTTGGTGGAGGAGACATTATAGTGGGCTTTAACGCAGAGGAGGGTGCTACTTTCCCTGACAACACGTCCGAGTTCGTGGAAAAGGTTAATGAAATGCTGAAATACGGGACATTGAGCGACGTAAAAGTGGTTGCTCCTCTTATTAACCTCGATAAAAAAGGTATAGCAAAGCTTCTGAAGGAACTCAACGCAAAATACGAATACTCCAACTCATGTTACATGCCCAGAGGTTTTACAGAAGATGGGAAGCCCGTCCACTGTGGAGAATGCGAGAGCTGTGTCAGGAGGCACAGGGGACTTCTTGAGGCTATTGGTGAGGATAAGACAGTTTATCAGATAGAGCCACTCACTTAA
- a CDS encoding PIN domain-containing protein, which yields MEAVIDANVFIYATVEDSEHHESALELIHSLDRWLVPIIVIYETVWNFRKLGFSTDEARELAEQIILDPRATLVDDRKYLLEGFELLKSLSLRHYNDSVILAIAKKARALATYDKKLRNRAKKLGIKLLPEVV from the coding sequence ATGGAAGCAGTGATAGACGCCAACGTTTTCATATATGCCACGGTTGAAGATTCAGAGCACCACGAGAGTGCGCTGGAGCTTATTCACTCCCTCGACCGCTGGCTCGTCCCGATAATAGTTATCTATGAGACCGTCTGGAACTTCAGAAAGCTCGGTTTCAGCACCGATGAAGCAAGGGAGCTAGCTGAGCAGATAATTCTTGATCCCCGAGCCACTCTTGTGGACGACAGAAAGTATCTCTTGGAGGGCTTTGAGCTCCTCAAGAGCCTAAGCTTGAGGCACTACAACGACTCCGTAATCCTCGCGATAGCCAAAAAAGCTAGAGCCCTCGCGACCTACGACAAAAAGCTCAGAAACCGTGCGAAAAAACTGGGGATTAAATTGCTTCCGGAGGTGGTCTAA